A single Corticium candelabrum chromosome 12, ooCorCand1.1, whole genome shotgun sequence DNA region contains:
- the LOC134187815 gene encoding MAM and LDL-receptor class A domain-containing protein 1-like isoform X2, whose product MRHPNAAWQRWRVIVTTLITFSTISESAKTTCDFESGFCGWKNLPRNDLNWRLMSGSTPSVGTGPTTDHTKGTSLGRYVYIETSGKSNAQAVLASSAVTNSNQATCKLSMAYHMYGSEIGKLEVIAHTTYRNSSVWSRFGSQSNLWLTTTVDFGSITGSFEIYVRASHSSGFKGDVALDDLLLTNCPPGFPLHPPTLFPPQPFPNTKCSFETNLCVWSNDVSNDVDWVMRQGRTPSSQTGPTDDHTYQNRSGKYIYFEVTSAGYSSHAALVSPKYLKSGSACRMQFAYHFYGINIGDMHVYFVTNKNRKIHNLLSTTGNQGNVWHMRSVFIGPQTDFKIYFNGTHYSGYQGDMALDDISFLGCDPNPQTGYPTTDAMTTSTPTAAKRFVSPCFPPASSIADGSVRLADGNTSNEGRVEIYHSRRWGTVCSDNWTSTNGRVICSGSIWMDDVRCSAGDLRLQHCSFRGWGSHNCDHSDDVGVICESPIDGDVRLVNGYTANAGRVEIYHNGEWGSVCADFWSMNEANVVCKQLGYSCATALSSHGQGCGKIWMSNINCHSGWYSRLDDCSFSGWGIRSCNHSRYASVICDTLVPTTDWWWWHTTSPPGKDDKSRRTATPIIVEVTVYVISAVLVFAIFLIVIIGVRRRQATTITTTTTSAQVSAGQPAQAQSVSFVPSAYLNVTYPSLQFNSNELGASPSYETVIGYRSDSQTVNFGEMNQHYVA is encoded by the exons ATGCGACATCCCAACGCAGCTTGGCAGCGATGGCGCGTCATCGTGACGACTCTCATCACTTTCAGCACGATTTCAG AATCGGCCAAGACGACGTGCGACTTCGAGTCTGGATTTTGTGGCTGGAAAAACTTGCCCCGCAATGACCTGAACTGGAGACTGATGAGCGGCTCAACGCCGTCTGTTGGAACGGGCCCTACTACGGATCACACAAAAGGAACATCCTTAG GTCGTTACGTGTACATTGAGACGTCAGGAAAAAGCAATGCACAAGCTGTACTTGCAAGTTCAGCTGTAACCAACTCAAATCAAGCGACCTGTAAATTGTCAATGGCTTATCACATGTACGGCTCAGAAATTGGTAAATTGGAAGTGATTGCTCACACTACGTACAGAAACTCTTCAGTATGGAGTCGTTTTGGCAGCCAGAGCAATTTGTGGTTAACCACTACTGTTGACTTTGGAAGCATAACTGGCTCGTTTGAAATTTATGTGAGGGCTTCACATTCATCTGGCTTTAAAGGAGATGTTGCTTTGGATGATCTTTTACTGACTAATTGTCCTCCAG GTTTTCCACTTCATCCACCAACTCTATTCCCGCCTCAACCATTTCCTA ACACGAAATGCTCGTTTGAAACCAATCTTTGCGTGTGGTCTAATGATGTCTCTAATGACGTTGATTGGGTTATGCGGCAAGGACGTACTCCTTCCTCTCAAACAGGGCCTACTGATGATCACACATACCAAAATCGCAGTG GTAAGTACATCTACTTTGAAGTCACAAGTGCAGGCTATTCTAGTCATGCCGCTCTTGTCAGTCCCAAGTATCTCAAGAGTGGCAGTGCGTGTCGCATGCAGTTTGCATATCATTTCTATGGCATTAACATTGGAGACATGCACGTCTACTTTGTGactaataaaaatagaaaaattcaTAATTTGTTGTCTACAACTGGAAATCAAGGAAACGTTTGGCATATGCGTTCAGTGTTTATTGGACCACAGACGGACTTCAAAATCTATTTTAATGGCACTCATTATAGTGGTTACCAGGGTGATATGGCACTGGACGATATCTCATTTCTTGGCTGTGATCCGA ATCCTCAGACTGGGTATCCAACTACTGACGCAATGACAACATCTACTCCAACTGCAGCCAAGAGATTCGTTTCCCCTTGTTTTCCACCAG CTTCGTCTATTGCTGACGGAAGTGTGAGGCTTGCTGATGGGAACACTTCAAATGAAGGTCGAGTGGAAATATATCACAG TAGGCGATGGGGAACAGTATGCAGTGACAATTGGACTTCAACTAACGGACGAGTGATTT GTAGTGGGAGTATATGGATGGACGATGTCAGATGCAGTGCAGGCGACTTAAGATTGCAGCATTGCTCATTTCGTGGTTGGGGAAGTCACAATTGTGATCATAGCGATGATGTAGGCGTGATATGTG AATCTCCAATCGACGGTGACGTTCGACTTGTTAATGGATATACTGCAAATGCAGGGAGGGTTGAAATTTATCACAA TGGGGAGTGGGGAAGCGTGTGTGCTGACTTTTGGAGTATGAATGAGGCGAATGTGGTGTGTAAGCAACTCGGTTACTCGTGCGCCACTGCTCTCTCATCTCACGGGCAAGGATGCGGAAAAATATGGATGAGCAATATTAATTGCCATTCTGGATGGTATTCACGATTAGATGACTGCAGTTTCTCAGGCTGGGGCATACGCAGCTGTAATCATTCTAGATATGCGAGTGTGATCTGCG ATACACTTGTACCAACCACTGACTGGTGGTGGTGGCATACAACATCACCGCCTGGAAAAGATGATAAATCAC GTCGTACTGCGACTCCAATAATTGTTGAAGTTACAGTTTATGTAATATCGGCTGTACTGGTATTTGCTATCTTTTTAATCGTCATAATCGGGGTAAGACGCAGACAGGCGACCACTATCACAACGACGACAACAAGTGCTCAAGTATCTGCTGGACAACCGGCGCAGGCACAGTCGGTAAGTTTCGTACCATCTGCATATCTGAATGTGACATATCCCAGTCTTCAATTCAATTCTAATGAATTGGGAGCTTCGCCTTCCTACGAGACCGTGATTGGCTATCGAAGCGATAGTCAAACAGTTAACTTTGGTGAGATGAACCAGCATTACGTCGCCTGA
- the LOC134187815 gene encoding MAM and LDL-receptor class A domain-containing protein 1-like isoform X1, whose amino-acid sequence MRHPNAAWQRWRVIVTTLITFSTISESAKTTCDFESGFCGWKNLPRNDLNWRLMSGSTPSVGTGPTTDHTKGTSLGRYVYIETSGKSNAQAVLASSAVTNSNQATCKLSMAYHMYGSEIGKLEVIAHTTYRNSSVWSRFGSQSNLWLTTTVDFGSITGSFEIYVRASHSSGFKGDVALDDLLLTNCPPGFPLHPPTLFPPQPFPNTKCSFETNLCVWSNDVSNDVDWVMRQGRTPSSQTGPTDDHTYQNRSGKYIYFEVTSAGYSSHAALVSPKYLKSGSACRMQFAYHFYGINIGDMHVYFVTNKNRKIHNLLSTTGNQGNVWHMRSVFIGPQTDFKIYFNGTHYSGYQGDMALDDISFLGCDPNPQTGYPTTDAMTTSTPTAAKRFVSPCFPPASSIADGSVRLADGNTSNEGRVEIYHSRRWGTVCSDNWTSTNGRVICKQLGYRYYRSRLYDRPGSGSIWMDDVRCSAGDLRLQHCSFRGWGSHNCDHSDDVGVICESPIDGDVRLVNGYTANAGRVEIYHNGEWGSVCADFWSMNEANVVCKQLGYSCATALSSHGQGCGKIWMSNINCHSGWYSRLDDCSFSGWGIRSCNHSRYASVICDTLVPTTDWWWWHTTSPPGKDDKSRRTATPIIVEVTVYVISAVLVFAIFLIVIIGVRRRQATTITTTTTSAQVSAGQPAQAQSVSFVPSAYLNVTYPSLQFNSNELGASPSYETVIGYRSDSQTVNFGEMNQHYVA is encoded by the exons ATGCGACATCCCAACGCAGCTTGGCAGCGATGGCGCGTCATCGTGACGACTCTCATCACTTTCAGCACGATTTCAG AATCGGCCAAGACGACGTGCGACTTCGAGTCTGGATTTTGTGGCTGGAAAAACTTGCCCCGCAATGACCTGAACTGGAGACTGATGAGCGGCTCAACGCCGTCTGTTGGAACGGGCCCTACTACGGATCACACAAAAGGAACATCCTTAG GTCGTTACGTGTACATTGAGACGTCAGGAAAAAGCAATGCACAAGCTGTACTTGCAAGTTCAGCTGTAACCAACTCAAATCAAGCGACCTGTAAATTGTCAATGGCTTATCACATGTACGGCTCAGAAATTGGTAAATTGGAAGTGATTGCTCACACTACGTACAGAAACTCTTCAGTATGGAGTCGTTTTGGCAGCCAGAGCAATTTGTGGTTAACCACTACTGTTGACTTTGGAAGCATAACTGGCTCGTTTGAAATTTATGTGAGGGCTTCACATTCATCTGGCTTTAAAGGAGATGTTGCTTTGGATGATCTTTTACTGACTAATTGTCCTCCAG GTTTTCCACTTCATCCACCAACTCTATTCCCGCCTCAACCATTTCCTA ACACGAAATGCTCGTTTGAAACCAATCTTTGCGTGTGGTCTAATGATGTCTCTAATGACGTTGATTGGGTTATGCGGCAAGGACGTACTCCTTCCTCTCAAACAGGGCCTACTGATGATCACACATACCAAAATCGCAGTG GTAAGTACATCTACTTTGAAGTCACAAGTGCAGGCTATTCTAGTCATGCCGCTCTTGTCAGTCCCAAGTATCTCAAGAGTGGCAGTGCGTGTCGCATGCAGTTTGCATATCATTTCTATGGCATTAACATTGGAGACATGCACGTCTACTTTGTGactaataaaaatagaaaaattcaTAATTTGTTGTCTACAACTGGAAATCAAGGAAACGTTTGGCATATGCGTTCAGTGTTTATTGGACCACAGACGGACTTCAAAATCTATTTTAATGGCACTCATTATAGTGGTTACCAGGGTGATATGGCACTGGACGATATCTCATTTCTTGGCTGTGATCCGA ATCCTCAGACTGGGTATCCAACTACTGACGCAATGACAACATCTACTCCAACTGCAGCCAAGAGATTCGTTTCCCCTTGTTTTCCACCAG CTTCGTCTATTGCTGACGGAAGTGTGAGGCTTGCTGATGGGAACACTTCAAATGAAGGTCGAGTGGAAATATATCACAG TAGGCGATGGGGAACAGTATGCAGTGACAATTGGACTTCAACTAACGGACGAGTGATTTGTAAGCAGCTAGGATACCGATACTACCGGAGTAGACTATATGATAGGCCAGGTAGTGGGAGTATATGGATGGACGATGTCAGATGCAGTGCAGGCGACTTAAGATTGCAGCATTGCTCATTTCGTGGTTGGGGAAGTCACAATTGTGATCATAGCGATGATGTAGGCGTGATATGTG AATCTCCAATCGACGGTGACGTTCGACTTGTTAATGGATATACTGCAAATGCAGGGAGGGTTGAAATTTATCACAA TGGGGAGTGGGGAAGCGTGTGTGCTGACTTTTGGAGTATGAATGAGGCGAATGTGGTGTGTAAGCAACTCGGTTACTCGTGCGCCACTGCTCTCTCATCTCACGGGCAAGGATGCGGAAAAATATGGATGAGCAATATTAATTGCCATTCTGGATGGTATTCACGATTAGATGACTGCAGTTTCTCAGGCTGGGGCATACGCAGCTGTAATCATTCTAGATATGCGAGTGTGATCTGCG ATACACTTGTACCAACCACTGACTGGTGGTGGTGGCATACAACATCACCGCCTGGAAAAGATGATAAATCAC GTCGTACTGCGACTCCAATAATTGTTGAAGTTACAGTTTATGTAATATCGGCTGTACTGGTATTTGCTATCTTTTTAATCGTCATAATCGGGGTAAGACGCAGACAGGCGACCACTATCACAACGACGACAACAAGTGCTCAAGTATCTGCTGGACAACCGGCGCAGGCACAGTCGGTAAGTTTCGTACCATCTGCATATCTGAATGTGACATATCCCAGTCTTCAATTCAATTCTAATGAATTGGGAGCTTCGCCTTCCTACGAGACCGTGATTGGCTATCGAAGCGATAGTCAAACAGTTAACTTTGGTGAGATGAACCAGCATTACGTCGCCTGA